A DNA window from Turicibacter sp. TJ11 contains the following coding sequences:
- a CDS encoding lecithin retinol acyltransferase family protein: MNQDDKQNHLNKRQKTNRLLGSVQSKHPKVYGAINQLSRIGITIGNKIDSDLNLRLNQRHISSKYNLDCADHICVRRFSPTPYTHHGLYLGFGLVIHYDFSRVSIVTLEQFAKGQPICLVNSGVDYPKEVVMVRALSRLGEKNYHLITNNCEHFVRWCRNGPEINL, translated from the coding sequence TTGAATCAAGATGATAAACAAAACCATTTAAATAAACGCCAAAAAACTAATCGTTTGCTAGGAAGTGTTCAAAGTAAGCATCCTAAAGTGTATGGTGCTATCAATCAACTGAGTCGAATAGGAATAACGATTGGAAATAAAATTGACAGTGACCTAAATCTTAGACTGAATCAGCGACATATTTCATCTAAATATAATTTAGATTGTGCAGATCACATTTGTGTTAGAAGATTTAGTCCAACCCCTTATACGCATCATGGATTATATTTAGGGTTTGGATTAGTCATTCATTATGATTTTAGTAGAGTTTCTATTGTAACGTTAGAACAATTTGCGAAGGGACAACCGATCTGTTTGGTAAATAGCGGGGTTGATTATCCTAAAGAAGTGGTAATGGTTCGCGCTTTGAGCCGATTAGGAGAGAAAAATTATCATCTCATCACAAACAACTGTGAACATTTTGTTCGATGGTGTCGAAATGGTCCAGAGATTAACTTATAA
- a CDS encoding tyrosine-protein phosphatase, with the protein MIDLHCHILPGIDDGAKDIEETLEMARIAVSEGIKHIICTPHYIQYSDYYNKSQVFDLVEAVNKKLAEESIELTLSAGHEVYLTPDLPKLVQEGEVSTLNNTQYILIEFPMNDIPIYAEDVFYELKLMGLTPILAHPERYPMIIENPNLLLDYLKLGVLCQANVGSIRGFFGERVQETVIKLIEHQMIHFIATDAHTPRNRSPKVKKAFKEIESIDAALAHELFVKNPLKVYKNELIEPKEPIEIIKKSFWKSLFSKRKR; encoded by the coding sequence ATGATCGATTTACATTGTCATATCTTACCCGGAATTGATGACGGTGCTAAAGATATAGAAGAAACTTTAGAGATGGCACGCATTGCTGTAAGCGAAGGAATTAAGCACATCATTTGTACACCACACTATATTCAGTACAGTGACTATTATAATAAGTCGCAAGTCTTTGATTTAGTGGAGGCAGTCAATAAGAAATTAGCTGAGGAGTCCATTGAGTTAACATTATCTGCTGGTCATGAAGTTTATTTAACACCAGACTTACCAAAACTCGTTCAAGAAGGCGAAGTTAGCACATTAAATAACACGCAATACATTTTAATTGAATTTCCAATGAATGATATCCCTATCTATGCAGAAGATGTGTTTTACGAATTAAAATTGATGGGATTAACACCTATTTTAGCTCATCCTGAACGATATCCAATGATTATTGAAAATCCTAATCTCTTATTAGATTACTTAAAGTTAGGTGTTTTATGTCAGGCTAATGTTGGAAGTATTCGTGGTTTCTTTGGAGAACGTGTTCAAGAAACAGTCATTAAACTAATTGAACATCAAATGATTCATTTCATCGCTACGGATGCTCATACTCCACGTAATCGATCGCCTAAAGTTAAAAAAGCATTCAAAGAGATTGAGAGCATTGACGCCGCTTTAGCTCATGAATTGTTTGTCAAAAATCCACTAAAAGTTTATAAAAATGAACTAATTGAACCTAAAGAGCCGATTGAAATTATTAAGAAAAGCTTTTGGAAATCATTGTTTTCAAAACGAAAAAGATAA
- a CDS encoding IS4 family transposase, which produces MAKYSTKIKQKLIHIIKKMSGNPKDFVQNPEKDFTRNRKLSFESMVSFILAMNGNSLYTELMTYFNYDVTTASTSAFIQQRSKIRPDAFKHLFQQFTASYDQYKYFRGYRLLAIDGSTFNIAHHPDDEKTYIKSSTAKKGYNSLHLNALYDLMNRLYIDAQIQPIRELNERQALIEMVGNSPLKDPVILVADRGYESYNTFAHIQERGWKYVIRVKDIKSKSMISSLSLPHTDEFDETIHLILTPKQTNEVKANPHRYKFLPQNVRFDYFKLKQADYYELSFRVVRFKLTEDTYETLITNLNQEEFSKEALKELYEMRWGIETAFRELKYAIGLIHLHAKKRSFIEQELFAKLTMYNFCEMITLNVVLTKKERKYNYQVNFTVAIHVCCQFFRSSKIPVEELIQRNILPVRKGRHSERRTRVKPSVSFMYRVA; this is translated from the coding sequence ATGGCTAAGTATTCAACTAAGATCAAGCAAAAACTCATTCATATTATTAAGAAGATGAGTGGTAACCCAAAGGACTTTGTCCAAAATCCTGAGAAAGATTTTACTCGAAATCGTAAACTCTCATTTGAAAGTATGGTGAGTTTTATTCTCGCGATGAATGGCAATAGCCTTTATACAGAGTTAATGACTTATTTCAATTATGATGTGACAACTGCATCTACCTCTGCTTTTATCCAACAACGTAGTAAAATACGACCGGATGCATTTAAACATTTATTTCAACAGTTTACTGCCTCATACGATCAGTATAAATACTTTCGAGGATATCGACTTCTCGCTATTGATGGCTCAACATTTAATATTGCACATCATCCTGATGATGAAAAAACGTACATTAAATCTTCAACGGCTAAAAAGGGCTATAACTCCCTTCATCTGAATGCACTTTATGATTTAATGAATCGATTATATATCGATGCACAAATTCAACCGATTCGTGAATTAAATGAACGACAAGCACTGATTGAAATGGTCGGCAACTCTCCACTTAAAGATCCTGTGATTCTTGTTGCGGATCGGGGGTATGAAAGTTACAATACCTTCGCTCATATTCAAGAAAGAGGTTGGAAATACGTGATTCGTGTTAAAGATATCAAAAGTAAAAGTATGATCTCATCACTTAGTTTACCTCATACAGATGAATTTGATGAAACCATCCATTTAATATTAACCCCAAAGCAAACAAATGAAGTTAAAGCTAATCCCCATCGTTATAAATTCTTACCTCAAAATGTCCGCTTTGATTATTTTAAATTAAAGCAGGCTGACTATTATGAACTTTCATTTCGTGTGGTACGGTTCAAACTAACAGAAGATACTTACGAAACGCTGATCACCAATCTAAATCAAGAAGAGTTTTCAAAAGAAGCCTTAAAGGAATTATATGAAATGAGATGGGGAATTGAAACAGCATTTAGAGAACTAAAATATGCGATTGGTTTAATTCATCTCCATGCGAAGAAACGCTCATTTATTGAACAAGAACTATTCGCTAAACTAACCATGTATAATTTTTGTGAAATGATTACCTTAAATGTTGTCTTGACTAAGAAAGAGCGAAAATATAACTATCAAGTGAATTTCACTGTTGCGATTCATGTCTGTTGTCAATTTTTTAGATCGTCGAAGATTCCTGTAGAAGAACTTATTCAGAGAAACATACTACCAGTTCGAAAGGGCCGACATAGTGAACGGAGAACCCGAGTTAAACCGAGTGTGAGTTTTATGTATCGAGTAGCTTAA
- a CDS encoding class D sortase: MRKWFSILLIMIGSLCFIIALYPIFEMNQQVNQSLNEWENLKNQYSSDLNQEQEIENLPLTNGVIGTLQIKSYNEIIPIRMGTTDAILKQGIGVDESTVSPGELGNSVLYGHRENILWNLKHVEIGDEIEIETLNERLVFKITDIKILDPEDDYIYQSADIPTITLVTCYPFIYMGPTPERYVVKAVLESSKKPEN, encoded by the coding sequence ATGAGAAAGTGGTTTTCTATCTTACTAATTATGATTGGTAGTTTGTGCTTTATTATAGCGCTCTATCCTATTTTTGAGATGAATCAACAAGTCAATCAATCACTTAATGAATGGGAGAATCTTAAAAATCAATATTCATCCGATTTAAATCAGGAACAAGAAATAGAGAATTTACCATTAACTAATGGCGTGATTGGAACATTACAAATAAAGTCTTATAATGAAATTATTCCAATTAGAATGGGAACAACAGATGCTATCTTGAAACAGGGAATTGGGGTAGATGAAAGCACGGTTTCTCCTGGTGAATTAGGAAACTCTGTTTTATATGGTCATCGTGAAAATATTCTTTGGAACTTAAAACATGTTGAAATTGGAGATGAAATTGAGATTGAGACGTTAAATGAACGATTAGTCTTTAAAATTACTGACATTAAAATACTAGACCCTGAAGATGATTATATTTATCAATCAGCAGATATTCCTACTATTACATTAGTCACTTGTTACCCGTTTATTTATATGGGACCAACACCCGAGCGATATGTTGTTAAAGCAGTATTAGAATCATCAAAAAAGCCTGAAAATTAA
- a CDS encoding siderophore ABC transporter substrate-binding protein — MKNGLKKLLSRTVVLAGLVALAACGQTPDEDATAQQGNESSEESKVVTVKHEYGETPVVVNPEKVVVFDLGVVDALDYLGVEVTGLPLSGTLPAHLSKFQSDEYENSGSLKEPDLEAVYEMNPDLIIISGRQADYYEELNEIAPTIYMAIDNENYLESFEENMTLLGEIFNKESEVLAGLNEVNEKVEALNQSVTELGVNALITLTNEGGVSAYGAVSRFGIIHNSFGFLEADSNLEASTHGNKVSFEYIADLNPDYIFVVDRGAVVGGEGTAKSTMDNELINSTDAAKNGNIVYLDAALWYTATGGFTSTLKMIDEVSSAIQN, encoded by the coding sequence ATGAAAAATGGATTGAAAAAATTATTATCACGTACGGTAGTATTAGCTGGATTAGTTGCCTTAGCAGCTTGTGGACAAACACCAGATGAAGATGCAACAGCCCAACAAGGGAACGAAAGTTCAGAAGAGTCTAAAGTTGTAACAGTAAAACATGAATATGGAGAAACACCTGTGGTAGTAAATCCAGAAAAGGTAGTTGTATTTGACTTAGGTGTAGTAGATGCTTTAGATTATTTAGGTGTTGAAGTAACCGGATTACCCCTTTCAGGAACACTTCCAGCTCATTTATCAAAATTTCAATCTGATGAATATGAGAATTCAGGATCATTAAAAGAACCAGACTTAGAGGCCGTTTATGAAATGAATCCAGATCTAATCATTATTTCAGGACGTCAAGCTGACTATTATGAAGAATTAAACGAGATTGCACCGACTATTTATATGGCAATTGATAATGAGAATTATTTAGAATCTTTCGAAGAAAATATGACTTTATTAGGGGAAATTTTCAATAAAGAGTCAGAAGTTCTAGCGGGATTAAATGAAGTGAATGAAAAAGTAGAAGCTTTAAATCAATCAGTGACTGAATTAGGCGTGAATGCATTAATTACCTTAACCAATGAAGGAGGAGTAAGTGCCTATGGAGCAGTTTCACGTTTTGGAATTATTCATAATAGTTTCGGATTCTTAGAGGCTGACTCAAATTTAGAAGCATCGACGCATGGAAATAAAGTATCATTTGAATATATTGCAGATTTAAATCCAGATTATATTTTTGTTGTGGATCGTGGAGCTGTTGTAGGTGGCGAAGGAACAGCAAAATCGACAATGGATAATGAGTTAATCAATTCAACTGATGCGGCTAAGAATGGAAATATCGTTTATTTAGATGCAGCTCTATGGTACACAGCAACAGGAGGATTTACCTCAACATTAAAAATGATAGATGAAGTATCATCAGCCATTCAAAACTAA
- a CDS encoding ABC transporter ATP-binding protein, whose translation MIEVKNISKKYGSKAVVNNVSFQIKRGKITSFIGPNGAGKSTVLGMMSRLLKKDTGEVYIDGKEIAEWDTKELSKVMAILKQSNHLSVRLTIRDLVAFGRFPHSQGRLTQEDQAKIDEALAYMQLEDIQHKFLDELSGGQRQRAFIGMVLAQDTDYIFLDEPLNNLDMKHSVQIMKMLRRITDELGKTVVIVIHDINFASCYSDEIIALQDGEIAVTGTVDEIMQASTLSRLYDMDFNVQEINNKKICVYY comes from the coding sequence ATGATCGAAGTTAAAAATATTTCAAAAAAATATGGATCAAAAGCTGTCGTCAACAATGTCTCTTTTCAAATTAAGCGAGGAAAGATTACTTCATTTATTGGACCAAATGGTGCAGGAAAAAGTACAGTTCTTGGAATGATGAGTCGTTTGTTAAAAAAAGATACTGGTGAGGTATATATTGATGGAAAAGAAATTGCCGAGTGGGATACAAAAGAGTTATCAAAAGTTATGGCTATCTTAAAACAAAGTAATCATCTAAGTGTTCGTTTAACGATTAGAGACTTAGTTGCATTTGGTCGATTTCCTCATAGTCAAGGTCGTTTAACCCAAGAAGATCAAGCTAAAATTGATGAGGCTTTAGCTTATATGCAACTAGAGGATATTCAACATAAGTTCTTAGATGAATTAAGTGGTGGACAACGTCAACGTGCATTTATTGGAATGGTATTAGCCCAAGATACAGATTATATTTTCTTAGATGAGCCATTAAATAATCTAGATATGAAACATAGTGTTCAAATTATGAAAATGCTGCGACGAATTACTGATGAACTTGGGAAAACAGTGGTGATTGTTATTCATGATATTAATTTTGCTTCTTGTTATTCAGATGAAATTATTGCTTTACAAGATGGTGAGATTGCGGTTACAGGAACAGTTGATGAAATTATGCAGGCGTCAACATTAAGTCGGTTATATGATATGGATTTTAATGTTCAAGAAATTAATAACAAAAAAATCTGTGTCTATTACTAA
- a CDS encoding iron chelate uptake ABC transporter family permease subunit — protein sequence MRRHKGMIILLILVVMFSVLFIAYGLNPTSYHYALSKRIPKLIAIILTGSGVAISSVIFQTVTNNKILTPSVLGLDSLYNLMQTLIVFIFGSMNVALIGSNLNFILAGGLMIGFSLLLFKMMFRQENTNIFFLLMLGMIFGTLFRSLSSFMQMIMDPNEFLILQNKMFASFNKIESSLLGISILTMGLTIIWVLKDLKKLDVLALGKEQAINLGLDYDALVKKMLIAVSILISVSTALVGPITFLGILVTNLAYQMIKNYRHSLIIPTAVLISLLALIGGQFLVERVLAFNTTIGVIINFIGGLYFIYILLKEERL from the coding sequence ATGCGACGTCATAAAGGGATGATCATTCTACTCATATTAGTTGTTATGTTTAGTGTTTTATTTATTGCTTACGGATTAAATCCAACTTCTTATCACTATGCCTTGTCCAAACGTATTCCAAAATTAATTGCAATTATTTTAACAGGAAGTGGGGTAGCTATTTCATCAGTCATCTTTCAAACTGTAACCAATAATAAAATTTTAACACCGAGTGTCTTAGGATTAGATTCGTTATATAACTTAATGCAGACATTGATCGTGTTTATTTTTGGTTCTATGAATGTCGCCTTAATTGGATCAAACTTAAACTTTATTTTAGCTGGTGGATTAATGATAGGATTCTCATTGCTATTATTTAAAATGATGTTTAGACAAGAAAATACAAATATCTTCTTTTTATTAATGCTTGGAATGATTTTTGGAACGTTATTTAGAAGTTTATCCTCATTTATGCAAATGATTATGGATCCTAATGAATTTTTAATTCTTCAAAATAAAATGTTTGCAAGTTTTAATAAGATCGAATCATCTTTACTGGGAATATCAATTTTAACAATGGGCTTAACGATCATTTGGGTTTTAAAAGATTTAAAAAAACTTGATGTTTTGGCATTAGGAAAAGAGCAGGCGATTAACTTAGGATTAGATTATGACGCGTTAGTTAAAAAGATGTTAATCGCAGTCTCAATCTTAATATCAGTTTCGACTGCTTTAGTTGGACCGATTACGTTTTTAGGAATTTTAGTCACAAATTTAGCTTATCAAATGATAAAGAATTATCGTCATAGTTTGATTATTCCAACAGCTGTCCTAATCAGTTTACTTGCATTAATCGGTGGTCAATTTTTAGTCGAGAGAGTCTTAGCTTTTAACACAACAATTGGAGTCATTATCAATTTTATTGGTGGATTATATTTTATTTACATTTTATTGAAGGAGGAACGTTTATGA
- a CDS encoding ABC transporter permease has protein sequence MKKRYLIVVLILLGIISIFIGASEVTLSAILSGDRQQLYILLISRIPRLLSVCVTGIGMSICGLIMQQLTRNKFVSPTTAATMDFAKLGMLIAMVFFTGAGLIHKMIFAFACSLLGTFLFMGIMKQVKFQNSIFIPLIGMMLGNVVNSVTSFIAYQFDLVQNISSWAEGDFTNVMKGNFELIYLSIPLVVIAFLYANKFTIAGMGEDFSTNLGLNHQLIVNIGLTIVALITSVIIITIGSIPFIGLIVPNIVSMYLGDNLKQSLGHTALMGAIFLLVCDIVGRLVIYPYEVTIGLTVGVIGSLIFLFMMMRRNSNATS, from the coding sequence TTGAAAAAAAGATATCTAATCGTAGTTTTAATTTTACTAGGAATTATATCTATTTTTATTGGAGCGAGTGAAGTAACTCTATCTGCTATTTTAAGTGGGGATCGTCAGCAATTATATATTTTATTAATTAGTCGTATTCCCCGTTTATTGAGTGTTTGCGTTACAGGAATAGGGATGAGTATTTGTGGATTGATTATGCAGCAACTAACAAGAAATAAGTTTGTATCCCCTACAACAGCAGCCACGATGGACTTTGCAAAACTCGGGATGCTCATTGCAATGGTCTTTTTTACCGGAGCGGGATTAATCCATAAAATGATTTTTGCTTTTGCATGTTCACTACTTGGAACGTTTTTGTTTATGGGAATTATGAAGCAAGTTAAATTTCAAAATTCTATATTTATTCCTTTAATCGGAATGATGCTTGGAAATGTTGTTAATTCGGTGACTAGTTTTATTGCTTATCAATTTGATCTCGTTCAAAATATTTCATCTTGGGCAGAAGGAGATTTTACGAATGTCATGAAAGGGAATTTTGAGTTAATTTACTTAAGTATTCCACTTGTTGTAATCGCCTTCTTATATGCCAATAAATTTACTATTGCAGGAATGGGAGAAGACTTTTCGACGAATCTTGGATTAAATCATCAATTAATTGTGAACATTGGACTAACAATTGTTGCATTGATTACATCCGTTATCATTATTACGATTGGCTCAATTCCATTCATTGGACTAATTGTTCCTAATATTGTATCGATGTATTTAGGAGATAATTTAAAACAGAGTTTAGGACATACCGCTTTAATGGGTGCTATTTTCTTATTAGTTTGTGATATAGTTGGCCGCCTAGTCATTTATCCATATGAAGTAACCATTGGGTTAACAGTAGGAGTTATAGGAAGTCTTATTTTCTTATTTATGATGATGAGGAGGAATTCGAATGCGACGTCATAA
- a CDS encoding AraC family transcriptional regulator codes for MKQDYLKDHPKMKLYGLRVYRYVEQNYDRNLTLEDVASYFHLNKCYFCSVLKKELNKTFSQIVNEVRIEKSKELLKETSLSTLSIALSVGFNNQNYFNVTFKKITGMTPLQYRKKALLEQKEA; via the coding sequence ATGAAGCAAGACTATCTCAAAGATCATCCAAAAATGAAACTTTACGGACTTCGAGTGTATCGTTATGTGGAGCAAAATTATGATCGAAATCTAACACTTGAGGATGTTGCAAGCTACTTTCACTTAAATAAGTGTTATTTTTGTTCCGTACTAAAAAAAGAATTGAATAAAACTTTTTCGCAAATCGTCAATGAGGTTCGGATTGAAAAAAGTAAAGAATTATTAAAAGAGACTAGTTTATCCACACTATCTATTGCTTTATCGGTCGGATTTAACAATCAAAATTATTTTAATGTGACATTCAAAAAAATCACTGGAATGACTCCCCTCCAATATCGAAAAAAAGCTTTATTAGAACAAAAGGAGGCATGA
- a CDS encoding alkaline phosphatase family protein: protein MKKKLLLISLDAMIGKDIEILKTLPTFGPILEKASIVKCVETVYPSMTYTAHASIVSGTYPDKHGVITNEKFTPLMTQAPWYELRSQNKAQILPELAKEFGYTTFVNSWPTLVGANVDYLVQRAGIHYPKEEQESEIRKNSNDVLTQEMWDYCAEAWTLPNYYSTDKFSALASKYVIHHYQPDLTLMHMTLPDHYRHSYGVLSEKLVDAYKYLDDMLAIVVDELKANNLYEQTTFVFCSDHGQVDIHMSVNANKLLIENGLLTIDKEGKMTDWKAYVQSSGVSAHVYVKDPANTDLVSEVYELLNKNRELLCIEHIFTREQVKQTYHLDGDFSFVLESKTGSSFGFNILADYRNPIMNEDYRVSRGTHGHIPSKGEQPCLILSGPGVLEGKELSVAKVVDIAPTCAAILGFEMPQADGRVLREILVD from the coding sequence ATGAAGAAAAAATTATTATTAATCTCTTTAGATGCGATGATTGGAAAAGATATTGAAATTTTAAAAACGTTACCGACGTTTGGTCCAATTTTAGAGAAAGCATCGATTGTTAAATGTGTTGAGACTGTTTATCCATCTATGACTTATACAGCTCATGCATCGATTGTGTCAGGAACTTATCCAGATAAACATGGAGTTATTACGAATGAAAAATTTACTCCATTAATGACTCAAGCACCTTGGTATGAATTACGTTCACAAAATAAAGCGCAGATTCTACCTGAGTTAGCCAAAGAATTTGGATATACAACATTCGTTAATAGTTGGCCAACATTAGTTGGAGCAAATGTGGATTACTTAGTTCAACGCGCGGGGATCCATTATCCAAAGGAAGAGCAAGAATCAGAGATTCGTAAAAATTCAAATGATGTTTTAACACAAGAAATGTGGGATTATTGTGCTGAGGCATGGACATTACCGAACTATTATTCAACAGATAAATTTTCAGCCTTAGCTTCAAAATATGTGATTCATCATTATCAGCCTGATTTAACACTCATGCATATGACACTTCCGGATCATTATCGTCATTCCTATGGGGTATTATCAGAAAAGTTAGTGGATGCCTATAAATATTTAGATGATATGCTAGCGATTGTTGTGGATGAGTTGAAAGCTAATAACTTATATGAACAAACAACCTTTGTCTTTTGCTCAGATCATGGGCAAGTTGACATTCATATGAGTGTAAATGCTAATAAATTATTAATAGAAAATGGACTTCTAACGATTGATAAAGAAGGAAAAATGACTGATTGGAAAGCTTACGTTCAATCAAGTGGGGTATCGGCACATGTTTATGTGAAAGATCCAGCCAATACTGATTTAGTTAGTGAGGTATATGAATTACTAAATAAAAATCGTGAGTTATTATGTATTGAACATATCTTTACGCGTGAACAAGTAAAACAAACTTATCACTTAGATGGAGACTTTAGTTTTGTTTTAGAATCAAAAACGGGATCTTCGTTTGGATTTAATATTTTGGCTGATTACCGGAATCCAATTATGAATGAGGATTATCGTGTGAGTCGTGGGACACATGGCCATATTCCGAGTAAAGGAGAACAACCTTGTTTGATTTTAAGTGGACCTGGAGTGTTAGAAGGAAAAGAATTATCAGTTGCTAAAGTAGTTGATATTGCTCCAACATGTGCAGCTATTTTAGGGTTTGAAATGCCACAAGCAGACGGACGTGTTTTACGAGAAATTTTAGTTGATTAA
- a CDS encoding CAAX protease family protein: protein MGQYEDQVEVVEAEVISDGSESSQKDYWREKIKEELREELREDYRHQLRKGAMSTLGKSYNLGMMIAVVVSFSIHHSILWAIIHGLLGWFYVIYKILFGY from the coding sequence ATGGGGCAATATGAAGATCAAGTTGAAGTTGTAGAAGCAGAAGTCATAAGTGATGGAAGTGAATCCTCACAAAAAGATTACTGGCGTGAAAAGATAAAAGAAGAACTACGAGAAGAATTAAGAGAAGATTATCGTCATCAACTTCGTAAAGGGGCTATGTCAACTCTCGGGAAAAGTTATAATTTAGGAATGATGATTGCGGTTGTTGTTTCATTCAGTATTCACCACTCTATTCTATGGGCTATTATTCATGGTTTATTAGGATGGTTTTACGTGATCTATAAAATTCTTTTTGGATATTAA
- the hslO gene encoding Hsp33 family molecular chaperone HslO — MKDYLVKALAFEDQIRAFAITSTNLVEEGRRRHGCWPTASAALGRTLTVAAMMGSQLKGEETITIRINGNGPIGSVIVDANSKGVVRGYVSNPEVHFQYNSGKLNVGMAVGTDGQLSVTKDLGLKDYFTGQVPLQTGEIGDDFTYYFAVSEQVPSAVGVGVLVDPDNSVRAAGGFIIQVMPGATEETLTKLETALANIKPVSTMIDEGYTPEAILETIFGKEEVRILDRHEVHFECTCSKEKFENGIVSLGKDEIQAMIDEDNGAEAVCHFCMERYQFTAEELEELKNRQ; from the coding sequence ATGAAAGATTACTTAGTAAAGGCATTAGCTTTTGAAGATCAAATTCGCGCATTTGCTATTACTTCAACTAACTTAGTTGAGGAAGGACGTCGTCGTCATGGATGCTGGCCAACGGCTTCAGCTGCTTTAGGACGTACTTTAACAGTTGCTGCGATGATGGGAAGTCAGTTAAAAGGTGAAGAAACAATTACAATCCGCATTAATGGAAATGGTCCAATTGGATCTGTTATTGTTGATGCTAACTCAAAGGGAGTAGTTCGTGGTTATGTTTCTAATCCTGAAGTTCACTTCCAATATAACTCAGGTAAATTAAATGTAGGAATGGCGGTTGGAACTGATGGTCAACTATCAGTGACAAAAGACTTAGGATTAAAAGACTACTTTACAGGGCAAGTTCCATTACAAACTGGTGAAATTGGAGATGATTTCACTTATTACTTTGCAGTATCAGAACAAGTTCCATCAGCTGTTGGAGTAGGTGTTTTAGTTGATCCAGATAACTCAGTTCGTGCCGCTGGAGGATTTATTATCCAAGTCATGCCTGGAGCAACAGAAGAAACATTAACAAAATTAGAAACAGCATTAGCTAATATTAAACCAGTATCAACGATGATTGATGAAGGATATACGCCTGAAGCTATTTTAGAAACGATCTTTGGAAAAGAGGAAGTTCGTATTTTAGATCGTCATGAAGTTCATTTTGAATGCACATGTTCAAAAGAAAAATTTGAAAATGGAATCGTTAGCTTAGGAAAAGATGAGATTCAAGCAATGATCGACGAAGATAATGGAGCAGAAGCTGTTTGTCACTTCTGTATGGAACGTTATCAGTTTACAGCAGAAGAGTTAGAAGAATTAAAAAATAGACAATAA